The following are encoded in a window of Kitasatospora sp. NBC_01250 genomic DNA:
- a CDS encoding HAD family hydrolase has product MIKGIMFDFSGTLFRVEPTERWLAAVAASAGLELTAEELAAGAARLTEYGALPGGAEPRTLPAGLAAAWEARDLSAEQHRAAYTGLARAAWEPGRELADALYDRHMTPEAWQPYPDAEPVLRELRRRGLPIAVVSNIGWDLRPVFRGHGLDELVDAYLLSCEVGAKKPDPVIFKAACDRLGLAPADVLMVGDHRTQDGGAAALGCSLLLVDHLPVERRPAGLAPLLDLLD; this is encoded by the coding sequence ATGATCAAGGGAATCATGTTCGATTTCTCCGGCACCCTCTTCCGGGTCGAGCCGACCGAGCGGTGGCTGGCGGCGGTGGCGGCTTCGGCGGGCCTGGAGCTGACGGCCGAGGAGCTGGCAGCGGGCGCGGCCCGGCTGACCGAGTACGGTGCGCTGCCCGGCGGCGCCGAGCCCCGGACCCTGCCGGCCGGGCTGGCGGCGGCGTGGGAGGCCAGGGACCTGAGCGCGGAGCAGCACCGGGCGGCGTACACCGGGCTGGCCAGGGCGGCCTGGGAGCCGGGGCGGGAGCTGGCCGACGCGCTGTACGACCGCCACATGACGCCGGAGGCCTGGCAGCCCTACCCCGACGCCGAGCCGGTGCTGCGCGAGCTGCGCCGGCGCGGCCTGCCGATCGCGGTGGTGAGCAACATCGGCTGGGACCTGCGCCCGGTCTTCCGCGGCCACGGGCTGGACGAGCTGGTCGACGCCTACCTGCTCTCCTGCGAGGTGGGGGCGAAGAAGCCGGATCCGGTGATCTTCAAGGCCGCCTGCGACCGGCTCGGCCTGGCGCCGGCCGACGTGCTGATGGTGGGCGACCACCGGACGCAGGACGGCGGCGCCGCGGCGCTCGGCTGCTCGCTGCTGCTGGTCGACCACCTGCCGGTGGAACGCCGGCCGGCCGGGCTGGCCCCGCTGCTCGACCTGCTCGACTGA
- a CDS encoding inositol monophosphatase family protein produces the protein MEKVAEILTEAAAQAVEPRFRALAAGEVMEKAPGDVVTIADREAEAIITRRLQELLPLPVVGEEAVAADPALALALHNEPACWLVDPVDGTANFVAGRPDFAVMASLVRDGQAVAAWIWQPMTRTAYAAELGAGAWRDGHRLTRAPAPADPARWRGSVKPYLRRPEHFPGLAPDSSAFGELTPGRRAAGMEYPLLADGALDFLLYWRTLPWDHAPGSLLVREAGGVSARLDGTPYRADPPGGADGLLVACDPQTWERTRALLLGLEN, from the coding sequence ATGGAGAAGGTGGCCGAGATCCTCACCGAGGCCGCGGCCCAGGCCGTCGAGCCGCGCTTCCGGGCGCTGGCGGCCGGCGAGGTGATGGAGAAGGCCCCCGGCGACGTGGTGACCATCGCCGACCGGGAGGCCGAGGCGATCATCACCCGTCGGCTGCAGGAGCTGCTGCCGCTGCCGGTGGTCGGCGAGGAGGCGGTGGCCGCCGACCCCGCGCTCGCCCTGGCGCTGCACAACGAGCCCGCCTGCTGGCTGGTCGACCCGGTCGACGGCACCGCCAACTTCGTCGCCGGGCGGCCGGACTTCGCTGTGATGGCCTCGCTGGTGCGCGACGGCCAGGCGGTGGCTGCCTGGATCTGGCAGCCGATGACCCGCACCGCCTACGCCGCCGAGCTGGGCGCCGGCGCCTGGCGCGACGGGCACCGGCTGACCCGGGCCCCGGCACCCGCCGACCCCGCCCGCTGGCGCGGCTCGGTCAAGCCCTACCTGCGCCGCCCGGAGCACTTCCCCGGCCTCGCCCCCGACTCCAGCGCCTTCGGCGAGCTGACCCCGGGGCGGCGCGCGGCGGGCATGGAGTACCCGCTGCTCGCCGACGGCGCGTTGGACTTCCTGCTGTACTGGCGCACCCTCCCCTGGGACCACGCCCCCGGCTCGCTGCTGGTGCGCGAGGCCGGCGGCGTCTCGGCCCGGCTGGACGGCACCCCCTACCGCGCCGACCCGCCGGGCGGCGCGGACGGACTGCTGGTCGCCTGCGACCCGCAGACCTGGGAGCGCACCCGGGCGCTCCTGCTCGGCCTGGAGAACTGA
- a CDS encoding MerR family transcriptional regulator has protein sequence MAEIENEAAGPREYRVAELAAAAGITTRTLRFYRERKLLPPPRREGRIAWYGEAHLARLRVIAELLERGHTLGGIAELIGAGESGRDVAELIGLAAAIISPWSDETPVSLDWDELRTAFGDQLTEANTAESLAQGYITVSEDGITHVSRRLMDATTALIAEGIPLAAVLDASRKAQEYADAVAEVFVGLIRDQLLGALAGEEPLPPGEAAHLTEALTRIRPLARTVADAQFGLALDRRVHAEYDEVLRRRR, from the coding sequence GTGGCGGAGATCGAGAACGAAGCGGCCGGCCCGCGCGAGTACCGGGTGGCGGAGCTGGCCGCAGCCGCCGGCATCACCACCCGCACGCTGCGCTTCTACCGCGAGCGCAAACTGCTGCCGCCGCCGCGCCGGGAGGGCCGGATCGCCTGGTACGGCGAGGCGCACCTGGCCCGGCTACGGGTGATCGCCGAGCTCCTGGAGCGCGGCCACACCCTGGGCGGCATCGCGGAGCTGATCGGCGCGGGCGAGAGCGGGCGGGACGTCGCGGAGCTGATCGGCCTGGCGGCGGCCATCATCTCCCCCTGGTCGGACGAGACCCCGGTCTCGCTCGACTGGGACGAGCTGCGCACGGCCTTCGGCGACCAGCTCACCGAGGCCAACACCGCCGAGTCGCTGGCCCAGGGTTACATCACCGTCTCCGAGGACGGCATCACCCACGTCAGCCGCCGCCTGATGGACGCCACCACCGCGCTGATCGCCGAGGGCATCCCGCTGGCCGCGGTGCTGGACGCCAGCCGCAAGGCGCAGGAGTACGCGGACGCGGTGGCCGAGGTCTTCGTCGGCCTGATCCGCGATCAGCTGCTCGGCGCGCTCGCCGGCGAGGAGCCGCTGCCGCCCGGCGAGGCCGCCCACCTCACCGAGGCGCTGACCCGGATCCGCCCGCTGGCCCGCACCGTCGCGGACGCCCAGTTCGGCCTGGCCCTGGACCGCCGGGTGCACGCCGAGTACGACGAGGTGCTGCGCCGCCGCCGCTGA
- a CDS encoding diaminobutyrate--2-oxoglutarate transaminase family protein, producing the protein MTLTAESPHPVGDAILRRQRVRESAARTYARSFPIVPVRASGMTVEGADGRRYLDCLSGAGTLALGHNHPVVLAAIRRTLDSGAPLHLLDLATAEKDDFTTALLESLPAPFANDARVHFCSPAGTDAVEAALKLMQTATGRRGALAFTGAYHGMTAGALAVTGNVAVKEPLPSGGEVTRLPYPYSYRCPFGVGGEAGERLAAVYAERLLDDPAGGVVPPAAMIVEAVQGEGGAVPAPDGWLREMRRITAERGIPLIVDEVQTGVGRTGAMWAVEHSGIVPDAMVLSKAIGGSLPLAVVAYRAEYDGWRPGAHTGTFRGNTLAMAAGAATLRHVAANGLAARAEQVGRRLMTELTALKERLPVIGDVRGRGLMLGVELVDPAGGPDAVGSCPPDPALAVRVREACLARGLIVELGGRHDAVLRLLPPLTITDEQAGAVLERLAEAIAAAAGDGS; encoded by the coding sequence GTGACCCTGACAGCCGAGTCCCCCCACCCCGTCGGCGACGCGATCCTGCGCCGTCAGCGGGTCCGCGAGTCCGCCGCCCGCACCTACGCGCGCTCCTTCCCGATCGTCCCCGTGCGCGCCAGCGGCATGACGGTGGAGGGCGCCGACGGCCGTCGCTACCTCGACTGCCTCTCCGGCGCCGGCACCCTCGCGCTCGGCCACAACCACCCCGTGGTGCTGGCCGCGATCCGCCGCACGCTGGACAGCGGCGCCCCGCTGCACCTGCTCGACCTGGCCACCGCCGAGAAGGACGACTTCACCACCGCGCTGCTGGAGAGCCTGCCGGCGCCGTTCGCGAACGACGCCCGGGTGCACTTCTGCAGCCCGGCCGGCACCGACGCGGTGGAGGCCGCGCTCAAGCTGATGCAGACCGCCACCGGGCGGCGCGGCGCGCTCGCCTTCACCGGTGCCTACCACGGCATGACGGCGGGCGCGCTCGCGGTGACCGGCAACGTCGCCGTCAAGGAGCCGCTGCCCAGCGGCGGCGAGGTCACCCGGCTGCCCTACCCGTACTCCTACCGCTGCCCGTTCGGGGTCGGCGGCGAGGCGGGCGAGCGGCTGGCCGCGGTCTACGCCGAGCGGCTGCTCGACGACCCGGCGGGCGGGGTGGTGCCGCCCGCCGCGATGATCGTGGAGGCGGTGCAGGGCGAGGGCGGCGCGGTGCCCGCGCCGGACGGCTGGCTGCGCGAGATGCGCCGGATCACCGCCGAGCGCGGCATCCCGCTGATCGTCGACGAGGTGCAGACCGGCGTCGGGCGGACCGGCGCGATGTGGGCGGTCGAGCACAGCGGCATCGTCCCCGACGCGATGGTGCTCTCCAAGGCGATCGGCGGCAGCCTGCCGCTCGCGGTGGTCGCCTACCGCGCGGAGTACGACGGCTGGCGCCCCGGCGCGCACACCGGCACCTTCCGCGGCAACACCCTCGCCATGGCGGCCGGCGCCGCCACCCTGCGCCACGTGGCGGCGAACGGCCTGGCCGCGCGGGCCGAGCAGGTCGGGCGGCGGCTGATGACCGAGCTGACGGCGCTCAAGGAGCGGCTGCCGGTGATCGGCGACGTCCGCGGACGCGGGCTGATGCTCGGCGTCGAACTCGTCGACCCGGCGGGCGGGCCGGACGCCGTCGGCTCCTGCCCGCCGGACCCGGCGCTGGCCGTGCGGGTCCGGGAGGCCTGCCTGGCCCGCGGACTGATCGTCGAGCTCGGCGGGCGGCACGACGCGGTGCTGCGCCTGCTGCCGCCGCTGACCATCACCGACGAACAGGCGGGGGCCGTGCTGGAGCGCCTCGCCGAGGCGATCGCGGCGGCGGCCGGGGACGGGTCGTGA
- a CDS encoding SDR family oxidoreductase — MTVPPLHAQVVVVTGAARGLGALMARKLADRGARVALVGLEPAELKTVAEQCGPEASAWEADVTDLVALSAVAQQVKERYGRIDTVVANAGIAIGGPLLDSDPAAYNRVIEVNLLGSVTTARAFLPALIESQGYLLQIASLAAITPAPLMSAYCASKAGVEAFAHALRAEVAYQQVRVGVGYLSWTDTDMVRGADQDDVLREMRAKLPWPANRTYPIEPAVDRLVAGIARRSAHVYAQAWLRGMQPVRWLLPPLVAAVGSREVARLAPRLAATAAARLRPVGAGGAADEASRSVRG, encoded by the coding sequence ATGACCGTTCCGCCGTTGCACGCACAGGTCGTCGTCGTCACCGGCGCGGCCCGGGGGCTGGGGGCGCTGATGGCCCGCAAGCTGGCCGATCGCGGCGCCCGGGTGGCGCTGGTCGGCCTGGAGCCGGCCGAACTCAAGACGGTCGCCGAGCAGTGCGGCCCCGAGGCCTCCGCCTGGGAGGCCGACGTCACCGACCTGGTCGCGCTCAGCGCGGTGGCCCAGCAGGTCAAGGAGCGGTACGGGCGGATCGACACGGTGGTGGCCAACGCCGGCATCGCGATCGGCGGCCCGCTGCTGGACAGCGATCCGGCGGCCTACAACCGGGTGATCGAGGTCAACCTGCTCGGCAGCGTGACCACCGCGCGGGCCTTCCTACCCGCGCTGATCGAGAGCCAGGGCTACCTGCTGCAGATCGCCTCGCTGGCCGCGATCACCCCCGCGCCGCTGATGAGCGCCTACTGCGCGAGCAAGGCGGGCGTCGAGGCGTTCGCCCATGCGCTGCGCGCCGAGGTCGCGTACCAGCAGGTGCGGGTCGGGGTCGGCTACCTGAGCTGGACCGACACCGACATGGTGCGCGGGGCCGACCAGGACGACGTGCTGCGCGAGATGCGGGCCAAGCTGCCCTGGCCGGCCAACCGCACCTACCCGATCGAGCCGGCCGTGGACCGGCTGGTGGCCGGCATCGCCCGCCGCTCGGCGCACGTCTACGCCCAGGCCTGGCTGCGCGGCATGCAGCCGGTCCGCTGGCTGCTGCCGCCGCTGGTCGCCGCGGTCGGCTCCCGCGAGGTGGCCCGCCTCGCGCCCCGGCTGGCGGCCACCGCCGCGGCCCGGCTGCGCCCGGTCGGCGCGGGCGGGGCGGCCGACGAGGCCTCGCGCAGCGTGCGGGGGTAG
- a CDS encoding alpha/beta fold hydrolase: MSRSEFVLPEPVQRLRVRSADGSWLNAETFGPSGSPIVVLVHGWTCNTAFWAPVVHRLAADHQVIAYDQRGHGRSDIPVGRAGYSTRALAEDLQAVVTRLVPEGRRAVLAGHSMGGMTVMAAGGRRAVAARTAAVLLCSTGASDLTDHLRVLPPFVRPPALRRALHRHVLQSALPMGPVSALSKALLKQGTMGPGATAAQVAACAEIVHACPAGVRSGAARMLGDLDVRPGLTMLEAPTAIMVGSRDKLTPPPHAHAMYAALRRPDGLQELPGVGHMAPIERPDEVAAELRRLVRTHLTSERTEVA, translated from the coding sequence GTGAGCCGGTCCGAATTCGTCCTGCCCGAGCCGGTGCAGCGGCTGCGGGTGCGCTCCGCCGACGGCAGCTGGCTGAACGCCGAGACCTTCGGCCCGTCCGGGTCGCCGATCGTGGTGCTGGTGCACGGCTGGACCTGCAACACCGCCTTCTGGGCCCCGGTGGTGCACCGGCTGGCCGCCGACCACCAGGTGATCGCCTACGACCAGCGCGGCCACGGCCGCAGCGACATCCCGGTCGGCAGAGCCGGCTACAGCACCAGAGCGCTGGCCGAGGACCTGCAGGCCGTGGTCACCCGGCTCGTCCCCGAGGGCCGGCGGGCCGTGCTGGCCGGCCACAGCATGGGCGGGATGACCGTCATGGCGGCCGGCGGGCGCCGCGCGGTGGCCGCGCGGACGGCGGCGGTGCTGCTGTGCAGCACCGGCGCGAGCGACCTCACCGACCACCTGCGGGTGCTGCCGCCCTTCGTCCGCCCGCCCGCGCTGCGCCGGGCGCTGCACCGGCACGTGCTGCAGTCCGCCCTGCCGATGGGGCCGGTCAGCGCGCTCTCCAAGGCGCTGCTCAAGCAGGGCACGATGGGCCCGGGCGCGACCGCCGCACAGGTCGCCGCCTGCGCCGAGATCGTGCACGCCTGCCCCGCCGGGGTGCGCTCGGGCGCCGCGCGGATGCTCGGCGACCTGGACGTGCGCCCCGGTCTGACGATGCTGGAGGCGCCCACCGCGATCATGGTCGGCAGCCGTGACAAGCTCACCCCGCCGCCGCACGCGCACGCCATGTACGCCGCACTGCGCCGCCCCGACGGCCTGCAGGAACTGCCGGGCGTCGGCCACATGGCGCCGATCGAACGCCCCGACGAGGTCGCCGCGGAGCTCCGCCGCCTCGTGCGCACCCATCTGACCAGCGAGAGGACCGAAGTCGCATGA
- a CDS encoding flavin-containing monooxygenase, with translation MAASKSAQRTRPKAPDATQHVAVAVIGSGFGGIGAGVRLRRAGITDFVILERAGSVGGTWRDNSYPGCACDVPSHLYSFSFALNPDWPRSFSGQGDIRAYLEQVTDTFGLRPHLRFHHEVTEARWESAHTRWRITTTGGEWTADALVSATGPLSDPQIPELPGLDAFPGQVFHSSQWDHGLDLAGKRVAVVGTGASAVQIVPEIQPKAARLTLFQRTPGWVLPKLDREISALEKRLHRAVPATTALRRAALFAVRELQVDAFVRRPGTLKLVQKLALRHLAQQVGDPALRARLTPDYRIGCKRILLSQTYYPALAAPNSEVTAGLREVRGSTLVAADGSEHQADVIIFGTGFHVTDMPIGARVFGADGRNLAEVWKEGMEALRGSTVRGFPNLFFVIGPNTGLGNSSMILMIESQLNYLVDALTTLRSVGATALQPTERAQRHWNQRLQHRMSRTVWTTGGCRSWYLTEDGKNTTLWPGSTGAFRRATRRVDLAEYELIKRRLPATAAAEATATAAADADADAEEVRA, from the coding sequence ATGGCTGCCAGCAAGTCCGCGCAACGCACCCGGCCCAAGGCGCCCGACGCCACCCAGCATGTCGCCGTCGCCGTGATCGGCTCGGGCTTCGGCGGCATCGGCGCCGGCGTCCGGCTGCGCCGCGCCGGGATCACCGACTTCGTGATCCTGGAGCGCGCCGGCTCGGTCGGCGGCACCTGGCGGGACAACAGCTACCCCGGCTGCGCCTGCGACGTGCCCTCGCACCTCTACTCCTTCTCCTTCGCACTCAACCCCGACTGGCCGCGCAGCTTCTCCGGCCAGGGCGACATCCGCGCCTACCTGGAGCAGGTCACCGACACCTTCGGCCTGCGCCCGCACCTGCGCTTCCATCACGAGGTCACCGAGGCCCGCTGGGAGAGCGCGCACACCCGCTGGCGGATCACCACCACCGGCGGGGAGTGGACCGCCGACGCGCTGGTCTCCGCCACCGGCCCGCTCTCCGACCCGCAGATCCCCGAGCTGCCGGGCCTGGACGCCTTCCCCGGGCAGGTCTTCCACTCCTCGCAGTGGGACCACGGGCTGGACCTCGCCGGCAAGCGGGTCGCGGTGGTCGGCACCGGCGCCTCGGCGGTCCAGATCGTGCCCGAGATCCAGCCGAAGGCGGCCCGCCTCACGCTCTTCCAGCGCACCCCCGGCTGGGTGCTGCCGAAGCTGGACCGGGAGATCAGCGCCCTGGAGAAGCGGTTGCACCGCGCGGTGCCGGCCACCACCGCGCTGCGCCGGGCGGCGCTGTTCGCGGTCCGCGAGCTGCAGGTGGACGCCTTCGTGCGCCGCCCTGGCACGCTGAAGCTGGTCCAGAAGCTCGCCCTGCGGCACCTGGCCCAGCAGGTCGGCGACCCCGCGCTGCGGGCCAGGCTCACCCCCGACTACCGGATCGGCTGCAAGCGGATCCTGCTCAGCCAGACCTACTACCCGGCGCTGGCCGCACCCAACAGCGAGGTGACCGCGGGGCTGCGCGAGGTGCGCGGCTCGACCCTGGTGGCCGCCGACGGCAGCGAGCACCAGGCCGACGTGATCATCTTCGGCACCGGCTTCCATGTCACCGACATGCCGATCGGCGCCCGGGTCTTCGGCGCCGACGGGCGCAACCTGGCCGAGGTGTGGAAGGAGGGCATGGAGGCGCTGCGCGGCTCCACCGTGCGCGGCTTCCCCAACCTCTTCTTCGTGATCGGCCCCAACACGGGCCTGGGCAACAGCTCGATGATCCTGATGATCGAGTCGCAGCTGAACTACCTCGTCGACGCGCTGACCACACTGCGCTCGGTGGGCGCGACGGCCCTGCAGCCCACCGAGCGCGCCCAGCGGCACTGGAACCAGCGGCTCCAGCACCGGATGTCGCGCACGGTGTGGACCACCGGCGGCTGCCGCAGCTGGTACCTGACCGAGGACGGCAAGAACACCACGCTCTGGCCCGGCTCCACCGGCGCCTTCCGCCGCGCCACCCGCCGCGTCGACCTGGCCGAGTACGAGCTGATCAAGCGCCGGCTGCCCGCCACCGCCGCTGCCGAGGCCACCGCCACCGCCGCTGCCGACGCCGACGCCGACGCCGAGGAGGTCCGCGCGTGA
- a CDS encoding MFS transporter, whose translation MLPALFPGRRSTHRTHRPGVGVTRTAGPGAATVAAAVLGLGFFLTISDTTLVNVALPAIGRHWHDEVTGPQWVSDAYTLVFAALLLWAGTLADRIGAVRAFGTGLVLFGVTSALCGLAPSLGVLIAARAAQGAGAAIMLPASLALVSRAYPDPVERARAITRWMAGGGVAIAVGPVLGGALTSGLGWRWVFLGSCAGLPLGVLALLVLGRAARAAGEGAVSPPGGRRPDGRAPLDLGGQAAIGLAVAVLVFAVIDGGAHGYGSPRTVLALLLAAALGTAFVLVERSQPHPAVPLAFFRDPVVALCTATGFVLNFASYGLVFVLTLFFQQERGASALTAGLLFIPMTALTTVVNLAAGALTCRRGPKVPLILGQLVQAGALLALLSVGPHTGTGPLLLLLVPLGIGAGLAVPPLTCAMLAAVDTGRAGLASGILNSARQLGGAVGVAVCGALIAAPGGFMAGLHIVLLIGAALLLAGTAAVALLLPSGRGRPPG comes from the coding sequence GTGCTCCCCGCGCTCTTCCCCGGGCGGCGCTCCACCCACCGCACCCACCGCCCCGGCGTCGGTGTCACCCGGACCGCCGGGCCCGGTGCCGCCACGGTCGCCGCCGCCGTCCTCGGCCTGGGTTTCTTCCTCACCATCTCCGACACCACCCTGGTCAATGTCGCCCTGCCCGCCATCGGCCGGCACTGGCACGACGAGGTGACCGGGCCGCAGTGGGTCTCCGACGCCTACACCCTGGTCTTCGCGGCCCTGCTGCTGTGGGCCGGCACGCTGGCCGACCGGATCGGCGCCGTGCGGGCCTTCGGCACCGGCCTGGTGCTGTTCGGCGTCACCTCGGCGCTGTGCGGCCTGGCCCCCAGCCTCGGCGTGCTGATCGCCGCCCGGGCGGCGCAGGGGGCCGGCGCGGCGATCATGCTGCCGGCCTCGCTGGCCCTGGTCAGCCGGGCCTATCCCGATCCGGTCGAGCGGGCCCGGGCGATCACCCGGTGGATGGCCGGCGGCGGGGTGGCGATCGCGGTGGGCCCGGTCCTGGGCGGCGCGCTGACCAGCGGGCTCGGCTGGCGCTGGGTCTTCCTCGGCAGCTGCGCCGGCCTGCCGCTGGGGGTGCTGGCGCTGCTCGTCCTCGGCCGGGCCGCCCGGGCGGCCGGCGAGGGGGCGGTTTCCCCGCCAGGCGGGCGCAGACCCGACGGCCGGGCGCCGCTGGACCTGGGCGGGCAGGCGGCCATCGGGCTGGCGGTGGCGGTGCTGGTCTTCGCGGTGATCGACGGCGGCGCACACGGCTACGGCTCCCCGCGCACCGTGCTGGCACTGCTGCTCGCCGCCGCGCTCGGGACGGCCTTCGTACTGGTCGAACGGAGCCAGCCGCACCCCGCCGTCCCGCTCGCGTTCTTCCGCGACCCGGTGGTGGCGCTCTGCACCGCCACCGGCTTCGTGCTCAACTTCGCCTCCTACGGCCTGGTCTTCGTGCTGACCCTCTTCTTCCAGCAGGAGCGCGGCGCCTCGGCGCTGACCGCGGGCCTGCTGTTCATCCCGATGACCGCGCTGACCACGGTGGTCAACCTGGCCGCCGGTGCGCTGACCTGCCGGCGCGGGCCCAAGGTGCCGCTGATCCTGGGGCAGCTGGTCCAGGCGGGCGCGCTGCTCGCGCTGCTGTCCGTCGGACCGCACACCGGCACCGGGCCGCTGCTGCTCCTGCTGGTGCCGCTCGGGATCGGGGCGGGGCTGGCGGTGCCGCCGCTGACCTGCGCGATGCTGGCCGCGGTGGACACCGGGCGGGCCGGGCTGGCCTCGGGGATCCTCAACTCCGCCCGGCAGTTGGGCGGGGCGGTGGGGGTGGCGGTCTGCGGCGCGCTGATCGCCGCACCCGGGGGCTTCATGGCGGGGCTGCACATCGTGCTGCTGATCGGCGCCGCGCTGCTGCTGGCCGGCACGGCGGCGGTGGCGCTGCTGCTGCCGTCCGGCCGGGGCCGCCCGCCGGGGTGA
- a CDS encoding pyridoxal phosphate-dependent decarboxylase family protein — MTGLTEHRHRAVAVDPAALAGGEHGPTALRPLLEQVLAALAAGAARRGGPVTGGDPRELAERVARAARAPSGAGALGALTELLAHGAADPADPACAAHLHCPPLAVAVAADLAVSALNPSLDSWDQAPAATVLETELLAELAALVGYRPDRAAGVLTSGGTESNLLGLLLARDRLLPGQPELTGVDPARRPRVFASRAAHFSIQRAAAVLGLGERAVVPIEVDRDQRMDPGALARALTEARRAGQTPLAVVATAGTTDTGAIDPLTACAELAADHGAWLHVDAAYGGGALLSARLAPLLAGLELADSVSLDWHKLGWQPVAAGVFLVRRAESYDSLARRAAYLNPADDEEAGYPSLLGRSLRTTRRADAFSLAVTLRTLGHAGLGALVDRCRELALAAAGGIRARVELELHGDPLLTTVLFRQLPGDPARRADPAAVDAFNAALRRRLLATGRAVLGRTELPCAGGRAVAGQVRLKLTLLNPQATEADLERLLDLVVLTGRELDRAGE; from the coding sequence GTGACCGGTCTGACGGAGCACCGGCACCGCGCGGTGGCCGTCGACCCGGCGGCGCTGGCCGGCGGCGAGCACGGGCCGACGGCGCTGCGCCCGCTGCTGGAGCAGGTGCTCGCGGCGCTGGCCGCCGGCGCCGCCCGGCGCGGCGGCCCGGTGACCGGCGGCGATCCGCGTGAGCTGGCCGAGCGGGTGGCCCGCGCCGCCCGGGCACCGAGCGGGGCCGGCGCGCTGGGCGCGCTCACCGAGCTGCTCGCCCACGGCGCCGCCGACCCGGCCGACCCCGCCTGCGCCGCCCATCTGCACTGCCCGCCGCTGGCCGTCGCGGTCGCCGCCGACCTCGCGGTCAGCGCGCTCAACCCCTCGCTGGACTCCTGGGACCAGGCGCCGGCCGCCACCGTGCTGGAGACCGAGCTGCTGGCCGAACTGGCGGCGCTGGTCGGCTACCGGCCGGACCGGGCCGCCGGGGTGCTCACCTCCGGCGGCACCGAGTCCAATCTGCTCGGTCTGCTGCTGGCCCGCGACCGGCTGCTGCCCGGACAGCCGGAGCTGACCGGGGTCGACCCCGCCCGCCGCCCGCGGGTCTTCGCCTCCCGGGCCGCCCACTTCTCCATCCAGCGCGCGGCGGCGGTGCTCGGCCTCGGCGAGCGGGCGGTGGTCCCCATCGAGGTCGACCGCGACCAGCGGATGGACCCGGGGGCGCTGGCCCGGGCGCTGACCGAGGCCCGGCGCGCGGGGCAGACCCCGCTCGCCGTGGTCGCCACCGCCGGCACCACCGACACCGGCGCGATCGACCCGCTGACCGCCTGCGCCGAGCTGGCCGCCGACCACGGTGCCTGGCTGCACGTGGACGCCGCGTACGGCGGCGGCGCGCTGCTCTCCGCGCGGCTGGCCCCGCTGCTGGCGGGCCTGGAACTCGCCGACTCGGTCTCGCTGGACTGGCACAAGCTGGGCTGGCAGCCGGTGGCCGCCGGGGTGTTCCTGGTCCGGCGGGCCGAGAGCTACGACTCGCTGGCCCGCCGCGCGGCCTACCTCAACCCGGCGGACGACGAGGAGGCGGGCTACCCGAGCCTGCTCGGCCGCTCGCTGCGCACCACCCGCCGGGCCGACGCGTTCTCGCTCGCGGTCACCCTGCGCACGCTCGGCCACGCGGGCCTGGGCGCCCTGGTCGACCGCTGCCGCGAGCTGGCCCTGGCGGCGGCCGGCGGGATCCGGGCCAGGGTGGAGCTGGAGCTGCACGGCGACCCGCTGCTGACCACCGTGCTCTTCCGCCAGCTGCCCGGCGACCCGGCCCGGCGGGCCGACCCGGCGGCCGTGGACGCCTTCAACGCCGCGCTGCGCCGGCGCCTGCTGGCCACCGGGCGGGCGGTCCTGGGGCGGACCGAACTGCCGTGCGCGGGTGGGAGGGCGGTGGCCGGACAGGTGCGGCTCAAGCTCACCCTGCTCAACCCGCAGGCCACCGAGGCGGACCTGGAGCGGCTGCTCGACCTGGTCGTCCTGACCGGCCGCGAGCTGGACCGGGCGGGGGAGTAG